Genomic segment of Phaseolus vulgaris cultivar G19833 unplaced genomic scaffold, P. vulgaris v2.0 scaffold_44, whole genome shotgun sequence:
tttcaaaacctttaagagtaaaacaactgattgattcgacaaaacaataggttgtttttcacttagttggaaaaacatttaatttaaaaaagttttcaattcacatcagttttagattcaacaaaagagtggatcacactttattctacccagatcccacccacacaCAGCAGGAacaccaacctttcatcaaacaccttgcatttggattcttcaatgctcatgatcactcttgatcaacattgAGTGTGATGTCAATATCATTTCCTTAAATATCAAATGACCCTCCTTTAAATTTTCTCATCCATATTCCTAGAGATGATCCTTGGAGCTCATCAATCTAACATCTACATCGACGATGATAAAAAGAGCATTACTGGAGGCgactatgataaaaaaatatctctcttatataaattcaaaatgagAATAAAGAATACTTCTCTCCTATATAAATTCAAAAAGTATGAAATCTTTCTTATAATACTTTTACAATTATTTTCCTTATAAATACATATTATAGAGCATTTGAATCAATTTAATTTtggtatttaatatttttattcaatcagaaataataagtttattaaattttatgatGAATTATCTTTAGAGATGATAAATGAACTCGTCTCCATAGATTTTGTCTAAATCCGTCCCAATTTTGATAGGAATTCTCACATTAACTAAGTATTGATATGAGTATGAGTAATACTTGATTTTTTGAATTGAGTATGAAGACGAGgatgaatatttatatatttacttCATTCCCGTCTCCATACCCATTCTAATACTCATCATCGTTCTCATGTCGATTTTGTTctaaattacttaaaaacacatttaatttattaagtaaCATACAAATCCTTAAAAATATTAGAATGTAAGTTATATTACAAATCTAGTCTCCTTCTAACTCCTTAATTGTGATTTTGGTTGTCTTTTTCACAATTTTAGTCTTCACATTTTAGAAAATATGCAATTTTGATTCAATTcttaatatttcatacaaattatttcttttatttagatCCAATTGAATCCTAGATctaagatattaatttaaaagttattaaaaataattgattaatttaaatataataaataaataaacgtATGCAAAGTTAAGTAAGGTAAAAATCGCAGAAAAAAAAGTGGACCATAATTTATAGAGAAACTAAAATTGCAACTTAGCCTTCAGAggaaaagaattataaaatataagataataaataattgaaacaTATTTTCGTTTTGTAttaaaacataacataaaaaaatatttttatcttacgTACATGCTTACAGAAACATATTTTTGTTACACGAGTGAAGGTGATTTCTACGTGTATAAAATACAGGTATGATATACCCTTATTTGTTTCAATGAGgaagaaagttaaagaaggAAGAAACAATGAGAAAATACCGAAAATGAGgaatacaaaattacaaaatataaaaaaacgaAATAATAGATTTATGCAAAAAGTATGTGGTCATTTTGAAGACATAATAGattatttcataaaaattaagaagatataaaaaaaaatcaatataaaacgagaagaaaatatattttatatcattAGATATTTTTTGACCTAAGAAATTACTTCAGTTTAaatgtaaagaaaaataattgttaaatatGTTGTTGGtttttattaatagtttaattttaatattataataaaggaAATCATgacaacaataaataaaataaaataaaaaattattttttatttcaaacaaccatagttttaaatttttttctcttcatttcatttgtttctACTTTTTCACTTTCTATCATCTAatctaaacaaaatattaaattcatcATAGAAACATgaaatttaaatgaattaaataagTTTAATCTTCAAAATAAATGGTCATTCTTTTGGGTAAATTCCATATCTAGCacaatttatacttttatttccccatctagtactcttttgtttttatttccctatctagcacccttttgtttttatttccctatctagcacccttttgtttttatttccctatctaacacccttttattttttatttccctatctagcaccatttcaaaaataaataattaaataattaattatttttttataattttaattttgaatgcattaaaaaatgaatgtttttaatgtttaaaatagttagaaatataattaatgaataaagaaatgagtttttacaaaataaaaataaaaaagtaataaatttaaaatttttagtttaaaaattattttttttaagaatggagaaaataaaaaattaaactctacaacaacataaaagttgaatctataaacataaattagtatttatttttattattattgatgatgtaatcaagttaatttcaaataaagaatacatgacataattataaaaagccCAAGTTGAATAAGGACTGATATGAACATAAGagaacaacatgatcgaacaaaaaaaaatgttaaacacCAGGACAAATATAAAGAACCTGTCCCAACAACATTATTGGATTGTGCACTTCTCGTCATtgattatgtttcatttcgcataaactatttaatgtacaatggaagaaaatattaaatgaataatcatatttcatttattttcctttttacgATCAACCTATACTTATTTGggtaaattccctatctagcaccatttacacttttatttccttaactagcacccttttgtttttatttccctatctagcactcttttgtttttatttccctatctagcacccttttattttttatttccctatctagcaccatttcaaaaaataaattaaaaaataataaattaatttttttttgataatttttattttgaatgcattaaaaaataaatatttttaatgtttaaaatagttagaaatataattaatgaataaagaaatgtgtttttacaaaataaaaataaaaaagtaataaatttaaaatgtttagtttaaaaattatttttttaagaataaataaaataaaaaattaaactctacaacaacataaaagttgaatatataaacataaattagtatttatttttattattattgatgatgtaattatgttaatttcaagtaaaaaatacatgatataattataaaaaaataaagttaaataaaGACTGATATGGACATAAAAGAATAACACtcgaaaaaaaaatgttcatattgtcaacCACCAAGACGCACATAAAGAATATGTCCCAACATTATTGGATTGTgcacttctcgtcattaattatgtttcatttcgcacaaactatttaatgtaccgttgaagaaaatattaaatgaattatcatcttttaattattttcattttcatgatcaacatatactcatttagtatcgccttatatctcttatatttatcttatttggatttatttttatatctttcatctttatcttaattttttttgcctttattttatatcttttatgtttttagttattattttttttctaccactcttttttttattgttgctgtttttattttctagactttttttttcattttttgcttctcatttttaagcattatgTGTAACattttgcattagttttttttttagaattttgcatttaggatagacacttcaatattacttgtgtatccactattaattaatactaattgactttggtttttttgtaattatgtcatggattttttacttaaaattaacatgattacatcatcaataataataaaaataaatagtaatttatgtttatagattcaacttttatgttgttgtagggtttaattttttattttcttcattcttaaaaaaaaagtttaaactaaacattttaatttattttattttattttataatatctcatttctttattcattaattatatttctaactattttaaacattaaaaataaaaatggtgctagatagggaaataaaaaataaaagggtgctagatagggaaataaaaacaaaagggtgctagatagggaaataaaaacaaaagggtgctagttagggaaataaaagtctAAATGGTGTTAAATAGGGAATTTACcctacttatttagtatcgtcttatatctcttatatttatcctatttagatttttttatatcttttatctttatctttttttgatttgtctttattttatatcttttatgtttttagttattgttttttttttctgccattctttgtttttgttttttgtttttattttattgttgcattttttattttttagacttatttatttttgcatttttttcttcttaattttaagcattaagtgtaatatttgcattagtttttttaggattttgcatttaaggTAGagacttcaatattatttgtgtgtccactattaattaatactaattaactttggtttttttataattatgttttgtattttttactcgaaattaacataattacatcatcataataataaaaataaatactaatttaagtttatagattcaacttttattttgttgtagggtttaattttttattttcttcattttaaaaaaaaaaaaattttaaactaaacattttaaatttattacttttttatttttattttgtaaaaattcatttctttaatcattaatttttttataactattttaaacattaaaaatatttttttaatgcattaaaaaaaattaaattatcaaaaaaaataaattattattttatttatttatttttgaaatatgctaaatagtaaaataaaaaataaaaaggtactagatagggaaataaaaacaaaggaggctaaatagagaaataaaaacaaaatatgttaaatagaaaaaaaaatatatataaataaagaaataaaaatataaatggaaATTTATCCTATTCGTACACGTTATATAAAAGCTCAGAAATTCAAACTCCACGCAACTTCAGGCTCTTATAGCTCAGAAATTCAAACTCCACGCAACTTCAGGCTCTTATGGTTCTGAGGAGGACATTTACATTTACCCTAACAACCTCTCGTTATTACACTTCTGCCACTGTTTCTCTCCCGCACACAGACCACACTCTCCTCCATCTGCTTCAACTCTGCATCGGCCTTCGAGCTCAGAAGCTTGCGCAACAATCTCACGCTCAGATCCTCGCCAATGGGTATGCGCAAAACGTTTTTCTCGCCACAAGACTCGTCTCTGCATACGCCACTTGTGGCGGGTTAACATCGTCAAGGTTCGTCTTTGAGTTCGTTGAGGCCAAGAACGTTTACCTTTGGAACTCACTGATTAATGGGTACGTTAAAAACCGCAACTTTCACCAAGCCTTTGCTTTGTTCGGAGAAATGGGTCGCCGTGGTGTGTTGCCCGATGACTACACTCTCGCGACGGTTTTCAAAGTTTCTGGTGAACTTGAGGACTTGGTTTCCGGGAGATTGATTCATGGGAAGAGTGTAAGGATTGGGTTTGTGTCGGACGTTGTTGTTGCCAATTCTCTGATGGCAATGTATTGTAGGTGTGGGGAGTTTGTTCAAGCAGTGAAGGTGTTTGACGAAATGCCTCACAGGAACGTGGGTTCGTTCAATGTTGTAATTTCTGGGTGTGCTGCCTTGGGAATATGTACTTCTCCTTCCCGTGATGATTTGTGGAACTTTTTTGTGAGAATGCAATGTGAGGGGTTTATGGCCGATGCATTTACTGTTGCGAGTTTGCTGCCTGTGTGTAGTGGTGATTCTGGGAAGTGGGATTATGGGAGGGAGCTTCACTGTTTTGTGGTGAAGAATGGGTTAGATTTGAAGATGGGTTTAGATGTGCATATGGGATCTTCTTTGATTGATATGTATTCCAGGAGTAAGAGAGTTGTTATCGGAAGGAGAGTGTTTGACCAAATGAAAAACAGAAATGTATATGTTTGGACGGCAATGATCAATGGTTATGTGCAGAATGGAGCACCTGATGATGCATTGGTCCTTCTTCGTGAGATGCAAATGAAGGGTGGGATACGACCCAATAAAGTATCACTTGTTAGTGTGCTTCCTGCTTGTGCCTCGCTTGCTGGATTAACAGGAGGGAAACAAATACATGGGTTTTCTATTAAAATGGAGTTACACGATGATGCTTCCTTGTGTAATGCTTTAATTGACATGTATTCCAAAAGTGGGAGTTTGGATTATGCAAGACGGGCATTTGAATCTGATTCCTACTTCAAAGATGGTATAAGTTGGAGTTCAATGATCTCTGCGTATGGATTACACGGGAGAGGAGAAGAAGCTGTAATTACTTATCACAAAATGCTTCAGCAAGGGTTCAAACCAGACATGATAACAGTGGTTGGTGTTCTTTCTGCTTGCAGCAAGTCAGGATTGGTAGATGAAGGCATCAGTATATATAAGTCGCTGATGACTAAGTATGAGATAAAACCAGCAGTTGAAATTTGCGCTTGTGTTGTGGATATGTTAGGAAGATCAGGCCAGCTTGATGAAGCCTTGGAATTTATCGTAGAAATGCCTTTAGATCCTGGTCCAAGTGTTTGGGGATCTCTTTTAACTGCCTCTGTAATGCATGGGAATTCAAGGACAAGAGACCTGGCTTATAGGCATCTCTTAGAGCTGGAACCTGAAAACCCTTCAAATTATATATCCCTTTCAAATACATACGCTTCCTATAGAAGATGGGATGTGGTAAGTGAGGTGAGAACAACTATGAAAGAAAGAGGTTTAAAAAAGATTCCAGGTTGCAGTTGGATAACTGTTAGTGGTACGACTCATTCTTTTTCTGTTGCTGACAAAGCACATCCTTCGTCTAGTTTAATATATGGAATGCTTGATGACCTTTTATCAATAATGTCAGATGGTTGTGCTGATAGTGATATCCTGACTTGAATCTCCTGGTATTGATGAGCTGCAAATCTTTAAGTGTCGAGTAGACACTGAAAACTGGCCAGCCCAGCCATTCCAGCTCAAGCACCACGGGTTGATTAGGGTTGATTCAACAATTCATGCCACCACGGGAAAAACATTATGTGAATCAACTGTTTgaaattcttttgtttttcatggTTGTTAGTTTGAATAGTTTCTTCGATAGTTTGCTATAATTATCTGGGTGAATGATAATTCTATTCAATCAAATACAGGATCATGAAATGGTGTTTAGGAGCATAAATGAAAGTGGATACAGGATTTAGGAATATTTGTATTTTCACTGGAGTATTACTGCTTCAGCAACCTTCTCTTTTTTGCATTCCATACTGCGTCTTACACGAAAAACGATTTTTCTAATACGGACCCATGGGCATTGGTTAGGGAGAAATAGTTACACTTTATTAAATTCTACAAATTATTTcaaacataaatattaaatcTTTTCAGAAACCTCCACATTTACAAATAATGCGGGTTTAATATCATTAATGAACGATTAACAAAATTGATGTAAGACTGTAAGTCTCCCTGATTATATTTGTGACCTGACTCTGTTTAGTTTGTCTTAAATAATCACACAATTAAAGGGccctattaatatttttaataatccTCTATTCATTTTGGAACGAACTCCCCcaaatgtaaaaatatatttcagaatAAGTAAAAACTGGTTCCAGAAATTTATACAGTATATGAATTTGAGCTCCTATACGAATAGTGTCAAAACCCTCGAGTCCAAGAAACTGAAGTAACTTCTACAGAACTTGCAAATTCAAAGAGAGAGGCAACATGTACATTCATGCTGATGCAAGACATTGAAAATTATCCAAGATAAGTTACaacattattattaaagtaGCACCTATTAAATCCTCCAACCTAAATTTTCAATGATATTTTTGTTTCATGGTCTTACCAAAGGTAAGGAATAAAACTACCCTAATATATATGCCATCTCCATATCTCTTCTTAGCATAAACCACAATAATCCTTGACATTAGGATGACAGATCAAAATTTACATCTAGAACGGAGTAAACATCAGCAAGGGAAGACACCTTGAAATCTGGTTTGAATTCAACATCAGCATACTCGGAAGAATCATATCTTCCATTTTGATCAAGCAAGCATGTAAAAGCTCCTGCTCGCCTCCCACAAGCCACCTGTAAAAGGGTTAAACAAGCAATGCCGCAATCAATTACCATCCAATTTTAAATACGATAAATATACTTGGAAAATAGAACATAAAATAGAAAGGAATTTGTTTGCAGCTGTGTTGGAAATAATAATCCgtttacaaaaataaaactgCTCTCAATTAAATTTGGCAGGCTTTCGCATATAACAAACACTACTTTGCCTCCCACACTAACAGATTGCCACCATTAAATTTAACAGGAAATACAACTTCCTCCATTCATCATAGTTTTGGGGGATTATGAACATGGGTAAATTAACATCATATGACACTGAATGTTAAAGAAATGTAATTTACCATATAACTTGTAGTGTTTACCTTATATGAAACACTTTTTGGTCTCTCACCATAGTTAAGGAAATGTTAAAAGCACATAATTTATCATTTTGTTATACTACAGAGCTTATTCCCCTTGTGGTCCACCTATGAATGCATCACAATCTTCATTCTACGACTGATCAAATGCAGGTATTTGTAGTGGCATAAAACTTACAGATCAAATggtgataaaattaaaataccaCTAGGTAAAATCAAGAATAAAATAAGAACCTGAGTCACCGGATTTATATATTGCAAGCAAACACAGACTGGTTTGCATACTGATGCTgaattttttaactataaagTTCACTAGTCATCACTATAAAGTTCACTAGTTTCAGGATTTTGTTACAACAATATTTAATGTTCCGCCTTTGATTTTGCAATTTTTCctattatttatttgtaatcAAATGTGAAAAGAGAAACCAAGAAGATCCGTAAGCATTATTCCCAAATAATGATGATAATAAGAATCAATGCACTTGAAGTTGCACAATGCCCAGCTACAATGAAAAGTGTGGCATTTGAATACTCACATCAGGAAAAGAATCACTTACATCATCTTTAAGGCTATCCCCAATCATTATTACTTCATTCGGTTGAACTTCCCAAAGAGAACAAATATGCAGTAGTGGAGCTGGATCAGGTTTATAAGGAAGAAATTCCCTGCTTAATGCTGGAGAAAATGTAATCTGCAGCAATGAGGTATAATTTATAGtagtttaacattttaaaagaaaGAAGAGTTAGAGGTTTAACCTTACACTAAAAATTCACAATCTTCAAGTTATAATCAATAATGGTGACTTTATGACGTATGTACCACCATAGATAGCATATTTTAGAAAGAAGGAAATTTTTTAAAACCATCTTCATAAGGTTACACCAACTTTTctcaaaaataatgaaaatgtaAGGTAATAAGATACCATTCTATACAAGCATCCATACAGCAACTATATAACTTCATTTTCAAACTGATGTATGTCATACCTACGGATAAAAGAAAGCTGCATGGCAAAATCCCTGACTCTGTCACGCTCTTCTAGTTCATATTGGCATTATATACAAAGCCAAAGACAAAGTTCAAATAGGAGAAAAGTGGACAACCTAATTTCACACACAATTTCCCATATCAATTCAATCCAATTGTTCTAGATAGAGAAAATTAGAATTTATACATCTATATACACACACAGAGTTGCATTTGTTGACAAACTCACCCCAAATCGTTCATGGAATAAATCAACTGCTGACTTCACGTTCCGAGTGATCAAACCCCTCCTATTAAAAAAGGCTATATACCATAAGTAATTTATTCACATTTTATGACACTAACAAGATCATAATGTCTACtgcaaaaaaaatcattctatcCTTATCTTTTTGGGACAAATACTTCTAACAAATGGAATCACAGTTAGCGAACAAATACTATTAGCACAAAATAAACTTCACATTGTAAAATCTTGTAGAGCAAGTCATACGTATGTGCTgcagtaaaaatataaaaatcaattgattTTATCAACTCATTGCCTAGGTGTCTAGATGTTGTTAACAAAATCTTAGCATAGacatataatatgaataaataaaaggaCTAAACATAAATGTAGTTCCTAAACTGCTTACGGTACTATTTTTTTGTCTCAGAATTAGAGTTTTACCTCACATAGTAATAAAAATTTGCATAGGCTTCTGagataaagttttatttcaataGGAAAAAGATTACCAAAAGTACCTACACATAAGAAACTGAATCTAAGCCTGTCCTAAAAAAAGATAGAACAAAACTGATTGCTTAAATGTTTTGAGCATTGCTCTCTGtcataactaaaaaaataactcCGAACTCTATCTTGACCTTTAATACAAACATTTATTACAGATAATACGGTGAACTTTAACTATTTATATGAAAACAAGGTAAAGTAAGTTTCATCACAAAAATACGTCAGTTCTCCAAATTAAACAAAGCGCCAAGGTTCACAAGTATATTTAGATTTGCTTCAAAGCAACTTTACCATTAGAGAGGATTGGAGGTTGTTGACATAGTAATGAAGAAAActacttaaaaaaaaagtttgagtTGATTGTAAAACCATTTATtgtttacaaataaaaaaaatattatctttataaatattataataaatttaaataaaaaatatataaaattaatgagTTCGTGGGAGTTGTTGATAATGTCTAGTATAATGTAGGTTGATATCCTAATGCGGGACCCATAAGAAACTCGTAAATTGCTTCTGTTTAAGATGGCATAAGAAGCAGGGACCAATAACCAGTACGGAGTTTAACTGAATCTCAATTTGGAAAAAAGAAGAGAACAGCAGAAGAGGAAGAATAAAGTGCGCTTAACTGGACCTTATTTTCTTCGAATCAAGAATAGCACAAAGCTCCGAAGCACCTGCAGAACGAGAATAAAAGTTGTGCTCACTTCatgaaaaagagagaaagagagaggaaTGGATGCAAACCAGGCATGATTTGGAGGCGTTGAAGACCCTGACGCTCGACCTCGGCGATGGCGTCGTAGGCCTTTTGCTTTTTATGAGGAGGCCAAGTCTCGATGTGACCCAAAATGTCGATGCCAGAAGGGTTTTCCGCCTTCAG
This window contains:
- the LOC137817404 gene encoding pentatricopeptide repeat-containing protein At3g57430, chloroplastic-like isoform X2; protein product: MVLRRTFTFTLTTSRYYTSATVSLPHTDHTLLHLLQLCIGLRAQKLAQQSHAQILANGYAQNVFLATRLVSAYATCGGLTSSRFVFEFVEAKNVYLWNSLINGYVKNRNFHQAFALFGEMGRRGVLPDDYTLATVFKVSGELEDLVSGRLIHGKSVRIGFVSDVVVANSLMAMYCRCGEFVQAVKVFDEMPHRNVGSFNVVISGCAALGICTSPSRDDLWNFFVRMQCEGFMADAFTVASLLPVCSGDSGKWDYGRELHCFVVKNGLDLKMGLDVHMGSSLIDMYSRSKRVVIGRRVFDQMKNRNVYVWTAMINGYVQNGAPDDALVLLREMQMKGGIRPNKVSLVSVLPACASLAGLTGGKQIHGFSIKMELHDDASLCNALIDMYSKSGSLDYARRAFESDSYFKDGISWSSMISAYGLHGRGEEAVITYHKMLQQGFKPDMITVVGVLSACSKSGLVDEGISIYKSLMTKYEIKPAVEICACVVDMLGRSGQLDEALEFIVEMPLDPGPSVWGSLLTASVMHGNSRTRDLAYRHLLELEPENPSNYISLSNTYASYRRWDVVSEVRTTMKERGLKKIPGCSWITVSDGCADSDILT
- the LOC137817404 gene encoding pentatricopeptide repeat-containing protein At3g57430, chloroplastic-like isoform X1 produces the protein MVLRRTFTFTLTTSRYYTSATVSLPHTDHTLLHLLQLCIGLRAQKLAQQSHAQILANGYAQNVFLATRLVSAYATCGGLTSSRFVFEFVEAKNVYLWNSLINGYVKNRNFHQAFALFGEMGRRGVLPDDYTLATVFKVSGELEDLVSGRLIHGKSVRIGFVSDVVVANSLMAMYCRCGEFVQAVKVFDEMPHRNVGSFNVVISGCAALGICTSPSRDDLWNFFVRMQCEGFMADAFTVASLLPVCSGDSGKWDYGRELHCFVVKNGLDLKMGLDVHMGSSLIDMYSRSKRVVIGRRVFDQMKNRNVYVWTAMINGYVQNGAPDDALVLLREMQMKGGIRPNKVSLVSVLPACASLAGLTGGKQIHGFSIKMELHDDASLCNALIDMYSKSGSLDYARRAFESDSYFKDGISWSSMISAYGLHGRGEEAVITYHKMLQQGFKPDMITVVGVLSACSKSGLVDEGISIYKSLMTKYEIKPAVEICACVVDMLGRSGQLDEALEFIVEMPLDPGPSVWGSLLTASVMHGNSRTRDLAYRHLLELEPENPSNYISLSNTYASYRRWDVVSEVRTTMKERGLKKIPGCSWITVSGTTHSFSVADKAHPSSSLIYGMLDDLLSIMSDGCADSDILT
- the LOC137817403 gene encoding haloacid dehalogenase-like hydrolase domain-containing protein At2g33255 — its product is MRLLISNFAQAFIFSKQMSSHPPALKTRLRGVVFDMDGTLTVPVIDFPAMYRAVLGDAEYRRLKAENPSGIDILGHIETWPPHKKQKAYDAIAEVERQGLQRLQIMPGASELCAILDSKKIRRGLITRNVKSAVDLFHERFGITFSPALSREFLPYKPDPAPLLHICSLWEVQPNEVIMIGDSLKDDVACGRRAGAFTCLLDQNGRYDSSEYADVEFKPDFKVSSLADVYSVLDVNFDLSS